The window AGGTGTAGACTCAAGTTTACTGTCTGATTCGGTTTCTGCTCTTAACACATTAACAGATACCGTCACTTCAACTACATCGGCAGCAACGACGCTTGCAACACTTATTACTTCTGGGGGATCTAATGTCGCTGCTGCTGCTCTTAGTATAGGTAGCTTTTCCTTTGATAAATTTATAAATGCCTTGAAAGAGCAAGGGAAAACCTCGGTTCTTTCAAATCCTAAAATTAGTGTGATGAACGGGCAGCCAGCTCTTATTTCAGTAGGTCGCGAGGTTACCTTTATTAACAAAATAGAATCAACGACTGACGATAAAGGTAAAACGACATTCACGATCAATACAGAGCAGCTTCTTTCTGGCGTAGGTTTGGCTCTCTCTGCTGTGATAAAAAAAGATGACGAAATCGTGATGAATTTAGTTCCGATAACATCAGAGCTGTTGGAGCCTATAGAATACGTAACAGTAGGTGACGGAAAAGTTGGCCTCCCTGTTGTAAACAAGCGGGAAATGAGTACAACTGTAAAGATTAAAAATGGATCAATGCTAGTTGTCGGGGGGCTTATTTCTGAAAGTGAATCAAGTGACGGTGATTTTCTGTTCGGAACGGAAAACATCCCCTATTTAAAATATCTATTTGGTTATGAAGAAAAGCAGCACTCCAAGCGAGAATTGATAATTCTCCTGAGGCCACGTATTATTTAATGTGACTGGGGTCTGGTTGAGATAATGAACAAGGTTATTTTTCACTCTATTTGGGAGTAGCGTATGAACCTGCTGAAATACATATCCATAGGGATAGTATTGGTTGGTGCAATCACTGGTTGCGGAAAGAATACTGTTGAGACGTTAATGGTTCCTGCCCAGGTTGATCCTAATGGTCGCGGGAAAGGTATGTCTGTTGTTGTTTTACCTTTTGCAGACTACAGCAACGGAGATAATATTGCTTCGGCCTTTCGTCGAAATATATTGATCACCGAATCTTTGACAGATAATCTCACAAGTAATGGATTTCGTCTAACGGTACAGGAAGATGTTTTCCAGTACTTACTTGAGCAAGAGATTGTTAGTATAGCGCCATATAATGATGTAGGCTCAGCTTCTGTTGTTCATGAGATACAGGACCCTGATTGGTCTAATGTAATGAAAGAAAAGCTCAAAGGGTATGTTGAGCACTTGAATATCGGAAGTAATTCATCACGCCCTGATGGTCCAGGTACGCACGGTCTTAGCGGGCAGGAAGTTGTTAAAATTGGAAGACATTTTGGGGTAGATTATATAATTCGTGGCCGTATTCTTGAATTTAGGACCAGGCAGGAGCATACTTGGGCACCGTGGAAACGAGGTATACTTCCGTTTGCTATTGGTACCACAAGTAGAATGGCTTTTGGATTTGCGGATTCTGAGCGATATGATAACTGGGATAACCTTCTTGCTGGTGGTACTTGGGGGACAGTTGTTGGGGCCAGTGCCAATAATCCTTGGGATCCTGATAGTTCGACAAGCTTTATGGGGATCAGTGGCGGTAGCGGAGCAAATACTATAGCTTGGGCTGCTGCTGGGGCTATGCTTGGTGATATGGCCCAACATGGTGGGCGAGTTGACCAAGCTGTTGTCCAGATGCGTATTTGGGTGCAGAGTGCATATGATGCAAGTGTAGTATGGACAAATCGAGTTGATATAAGAGTCGCACCGGAATCCGTCCTTGCTGATAACCAGTACGATACACTTTTTGAGCAGGCAATCAGAAAGGCAACAACAGCTCTTATGGATAATTTTGTGCTGTACGGTCTTCCTTAAAAGGCAAAATGCTTAATAAGAAAATCCCGGGCAGCTGATAGCTTCCCGGGATTTTTTTTTGGTGGTAAGGTAGGTTGCGTGCTCCGTAGGGAGGAATCTAGGCATCCTTTTGTTGGTTTTGTGCCTTTTCGTACAGGGCCACAAAATTAATGGGATCCATAAGGAAAGGCATAAAACCTCCATCAACAGAAAGCTGTGAGGCTACTTGGCGGGTAAAGGGGAAGAGCATCAGAGGACAGTCAACAGCCAGAACCCGTTGAATATGTTCTTCGGGTATATTTTTGAGCAGAAAAATAGCTGCATGCTCGAGCTCAAGCACGAACATAACAGTGTCCTCAGTCTTTTGATCAAGTACCTTAGCCGTAATAGCAATAGTGACCTCGTAATGATCGTCATCGACTTTTTTATTACCAAGGCGCAAGTTAAAATCCACCTTGGGCTCTTGAGCTTGAGGAAGAAAAATCTGTGGTGCATTAGGATTCTCAAAAGAGAGATCCTTAACATAAATTTTTTGCATGCGGAAAACAGGAATATTCTGATGCTCGACCTTTTCTTCTGTCATTTTATTTCCTTTTTTGCGGAATGTTATATAGCTTGTAAGTTTATGCTGCTAAAAGGCAGCAACGGTTAGGTTAACTATTTCATAGGTCACACATTACCCGATGGACCAGTTGAAATTTGTACTTTGGCATTAAACCATTAAGTGCCTTTGAGCTCAAGGGAATTTCTGCATGGGCCTTACGCTTACCTTGGCCTTATGTGATTTCAGGGGGAAATTGTAAATGAATATATGCCTAGAAAACAGGTTGTTGATTGTTTGGAACGATGGAAATTCGTGGTAAAAATGCGCTGGTGCTGGGAGCCAGCAGAGGCGTGGGAAGGAGTATTGCAAGGACATTGGCTCAGGAAGGAATGCGCCTTTTTCTTCCCTGGTTTGACTGGCCCGACTCTTGTCGGGAAATGGAAGCGGAGTTTGCAGAACTGAGGGCAGAGCATGTTACTCTGGAGGTAGATCTGTGCCAGCCTAGCAGCATAAAAAAAATGGTTGAGCGCATCAAGAACGATTTTGGTTCACTTCAGGTTCTCGTAAATAATATAGAGCGTGGGGGGATGCCCGTGCTTCATGGGAGCTATCACCTTCCAGCGAATGCAGAGCAGTGGCAGTTGGAGATGGAAACGACGCTACATGCTAAATGGCTGGTTTTTGATCAGTGCCTTCCCTTGCTCAGACTGGCTGAACAGGCTGTGGTTGTGAACATCTCCTCTATTGCCGCAATAACAGGCCGTGTTGGGCCAGCAGGCTTACTCTTTAATGATGGGTATGCAGCTGCTAACAGAGGAGTTTCCTCCCTGACAGAGACTTGGGCAAGACTAGGGGCGCCTGTTATCCGTGTCAACGAATTGATGTTAGGACTGGTGGACTCCAGGCATGGTCCAGGGACCCGCGGCTGGGAATTGCTTAGCGCGTCTGACAGGGAGCAGCTCATGAAGCATACTCTTTTGCAGCGAACGGGGGGGGCTGATGAGGTCGCTCAAGCGGTTCTCTTTCTTGTCCGGGATGCTGATTTTATGACAGGTGCTTGCCTTAGAATGGATGGGGGATTTGTCCTAGGGGCGGAACAGGTTCCTGATATGCCGGATGGGGCTCTCTGATAATACCTGGATTCAGGATATTGAATGAGCCCCAGTATGAGTATTTTGGTCAGAGATTTAAGAGGTTATGGAGTGTTTTGAAGAATTTTAGGATAATAATGAGAGATTCCTTCCAAAATTCCAGCGCTGTAACAGCCGTTCATTGCCTGGAAGCCACCTTGAGCAAGGTAAAGAAGTGATTCATTTCCAGCCGCTGTCGCCATTTCCAGTGCTTTGTCAACCACCTCTTTCCTGGCGTTAGCCACTAAAACAGCCGGAATCGTACTGGTGAGGACTTCCAAGTCGTTACCACTGTCTCCAGAGAAGATCATCTCGTCAAGCGAGAAACCGAGCTGGTGTCGCATAAACTGCAGAGCCTGATATTTATCTGCACGAGCAGGAAGAATGTCCAGGAGCTCTTGGTCTGCAACTTCATCATGGCTCCAGATGAGTGAGGCTCGAATTCCCTCCTGCTCCAAAAAAGAATGAATAGAGCGGGTCAGCTTGGCTTGATTTGCACCTGCATCCACATAATAACTGAGCTTAAAACGAGTTTGTTTCTCATTTTCCTGCTTTGTCAAACCTTGTATCCCCATCAAAAGATCAGGCAGGGCGTTGTGAGACTGACACCACTCTCTACTAAGGAGAGTGTCCCAATTTTCATCATGTTGCCATTCCCCCTGAATGCGATGGCAAATAGTGGTTCCTACATCAGCAATAAGAACATCTGGAAAAGGTATGGCAAATTCTTTGATCGCCTCCTCTGTGAGTTGAATGCTGCGTCCTGTGACATAGGCAGTCTGAACACGAGGATCCTTTGCTAAAGCTGCAAAGGAGGGGCGGGCTTCGGGAGATTCCTCTTGCGGGCCATTAGGTAAGAGCGTCCGGTCGAGATCTGTACAGATAAGCAGCTTCATATGCTGGCCTCCAACGGATTTTCATCATTTTTATTAAGAAAATGATAATGCTTAATGCCTTCGATGATCCCATATGCGTAGGGGGCATCGGCAAAATATACACCTTCCAACTCGTCAATGTTAGATAATTCTTCATGATGGCGGTTGCCAGCTACTACAGCTCGTGTATTTCCGCGCATCATATCTTCATCCGCACCAGAACCACCAGCGACCAAGATGTTTTCCAGGTTTATTTCAAGACGATGTGCAACATAGCGCAAGGCAAGGCCTTTTGACGCGCGGATCGGAACAATATCCAGGTATTGCCCAAAGGACAGAGTCAAATTGACAGTCTGATCATGTTGTCGGAGGTAGACATTGAGTTCATCTACAGAAGGTGCTTTTTCCTCATCATAAAAATAAGAAAGTTTAAATTCTCCCTGCCTGTCTCGTGGCTGCAAACGAAGCCCTGGTGTATGAGCTAAGAGCCTTTTTAGAGTCATAGGCATCCAAAGGTAGTCTAGGTGTCGGTGCCAAGTTAGATCAGGGATGAGGTTGC is drawn from Candidatus Electrothrix aestuarii and contains these coding sequences:
- a CDS encoding HAD-IIB family hydrolase, producing the protein MKLLICTDLDRTLLPNGPQEESPEARPSFAALAKDPRVQTAYVTGRSIQLTEEAIKEFAIPFPDVLIADVGTTICHRIQGEWQHDENWDTLLSREWCQSHNALPDLLMGIQGLTKQENEKQTRFKLSYYVDAGANQAKLTRSIHSFLEQEGIRASLIWSHDEVADQELLDILPARADKYQALQFMRHQLGFSLDEMIFSGDSGNDLEVLTSTIPAVLVANARKEVVDKALEMATAAGNESLLYLAQGGFQAMNGCYSAGILEGISHYYPKILQNTP
- the secB gene encoding protein-export chaperone SecB — translated: MTEEKVEHQNIPVFRMQKIYVKDLSFENPNAPQIFLPQAQEPKVDFNLRLGNKKVDDDHYEVTIAITAKVLDQKTEDTVMFVLELEHAAIFLLKNIPEEHIQRVLAVDCPLMLFPFTRQVASQLSVDGGFMPFLMDPINFVALYEKAQNQQKDA
- a CDS encoding SDR family oxidoreductase; this encodes MEIRGKNALVLGASRGVGRSIARTLAQEGMRLFLPWFDWPDSCREMEAEFAELRAEHVTLEVDLCQPSSIKKMVERIKNDFGSLQVLVNNIERGGMPVLHGSYHLPANAEQWQLEMETTLHAKWLVFDQCLPLLRLAEQAVVVNISSIAAITGRVGPAGLLFNDGYAAANRGVSSLTETWARLGAPVIRVNELMLGLVDSRHGPGTRGWELLSASDREQLMKHTLLQRTGGADEVAQAVLFLVRDADFMTGACLRMDGGFVLGAEQVPDMPDGAL